The following are from one region of the Halogeometricum sp. S3BR5-2 genome:
- a CDS encoding alpha-amylase family glycosyl hydrolase, producing MAVGETVQLAPRDPNPDETYRWHLKSAPVASQLELPDDEDVVSFSPDTAGTYVLELDAPDGTHTLTVRVFSGELAPVGVGGGASGMSGMSGMSGSARPAGQSGGASGSGSGAGSGGGKGGGRPRVQLQGSVEDDAFVVRADPHPHPDSDTDRDDIVVEFLVDDRDGVSSSAVSIDGWELRIPLSAVGNRVRVHGVALADAYSVPDTVEFSREQMTDGGEEAADFRASSELRSDGDERVEESRTTSALRSDGGERVEESRTSSKLCFDGGEAEAVQTRGDAVAGVVDRPNDPPEWSKDVTLYEIYVRGFTDDDEHDSVFEAFEERLDYLEELGVDCLWLTPVLQNDHAPHGYNIVDFYDIAEDLGTREDYEAFVDAAHDHGMKVLFDLVLNHSARDHPFFEDAYKNPDSEYYDWYEWQDSGEPGTYFDWEYIANFDYTNLEVRRYLLDAVDIWAEIADGFRCDMAWAVPNTFWQELHDRVKEKDPEFLLLDETIPYIADFHNGMFDMHFDTTLYFTMRQVGDGNMPAEGILDAVDQRAEVGFPPHASFMLYIENHDETRYIVECGDDAAMAAAGALFTLPGVPMLYGGQELGQRGRRDAIAWDHAREEIQEHYKRLIEVRNETPALGYDGAYRRIDYESDTDRAVAFLRELDGEAYVCVLNFGSDPATVTLDDREVESVDLVTGEDAATAEGLEVDHVAVFPVN from the coding sequence ATGGCCGTCGGCGAGACGGTACAGCTCGCACCGAGAGACCCCAACCCCGACGAGACGTACCGCTGGCACCTGAAGAGCGCGCCCGTCGCGAGCCAACTCGAACTGCCCGACGACGAGGACGTCGTCTCCTTCTCGCCCGACACGGCGGGGACGTACGTGCTCGAACTCGACGCCCCCGACGGGACGCACACGCTCACGGTCCGCGTCTTCTCCGGCGAACTCGCCCCCGTCGGCGTCGGCGGCGGCGCCAGCGGAATGAGCGGGATGAGCGGAATGAGCGGGTCGGCGCGCCCGGCCGGGCAGAGCGGCGGCGCCTCCGGGTCCGGGTCGGGCGCGGGGTCCGGCGGCGGCAAGGGCGGCGGTCGACCCCGCGTCCAACTGCAGGGCAGCGTCGAGGACGACGCGTTCGTCGTCCGCGCCGACCCGCATCCCCACCCCGACAGCGACACCGACCGCGACGACATCGTCGTCGAGTTCCTCGTCGACGACCGCGACGGCGTCTCCTCGTCGGCCGTCTCGATAGACGGCTGGGAGCTTCGGATTCCCCTCTCGGCCGTCGGGAACCGCGTCCGCGTCCACGGCGTCGCCCTCGCGGACGCCTACAGCGTGCCCGACACCGTGGAGTTCTCGCGCGAGCAGATGACCGACGGCGGCGAGGAAGCCGCGGATTTTCGAGCCTCGTCAGAGCTCCGCTCTGACGGCGACGAGCGAGTCGAAGAGTCGCGAACTACGTCGGCGCTTCGTTCCGACGGCGGTGAGCGAGTCGAAGAGTCGCGAACCTCGTCGAAGCTCTGCTTCGACGGCGGCGAGGCGGAGGCGGTGCAGACCCGCGGGGACGCCGTCGCCGGCGTCGTCGACCGCCCGAACGACCCGCCGGAGTGGTCCAAGGACGTGACGCTGTACGAGATTTACGTCCGCGGGTTCACCGACGACGACGAGCACGACTCGGTGTTCGAGGCGTTCGAGGAGCGACTCGACTACCTCGAAGAACTCGGCGTCGACTGCCTGTGGCTCACGCCCGTCCTGCAGAACGACCACGCGCCGCACGGCTACAACATCGTCGACTTCTACGACATCGCGGAGGACCTCGGCACCCGCGAGGACTACGAGGCGTTCGTCGACGCCGCCCACGACCACGGGATGAAGGTGCTGTTCGACCTCGTGTTGAACCACTCCGCCCGCGACCACCCGTTCTTCGAGGACGCGTACAAGAACCCCGACTCGGAGTACTACGACTGGTACGAGTGGCAGGACAGCGGCGAACCGGGCACCTACTTCGACTGGGAGTACATCGCGAACTTCGACTACACCAACCTCGAAGTCCGCCGGTACCTCCTCGACGCCGTCGACATCTGGGCGGAGATAGCCGACGGCTTCCGCTGCGACATGGCGTGGGCCGTCCCGAACACGTTCTGGCAGGAACTGCACGACCGGGTGAAGGAGAAAGACCCCGAGTTCCTCCTCCTGGACGAGACCATCCCGTACATCGCGGACTTCCACAACGGGATGTTCGACATGCACTTCGACACGACGCTGTACTTCACGATGCGGCAGGTGGGCGACGGCAACATGCCCGCCGAGGGGATTCTCGACGCCGTCGACCAGCGAGCGGAGGTCGGTTTCCCGCCGCACGCGTCGTTCATGCTGTACATCGAGAACCACGACGAGACGCGCTACATCGTCGAGTGCGGCGACGACGCCGCGATGGCCGCCGCGGGCGCCCTGTTCACGCTTCCCGGCGTCCCGATGCTGTACGGCGGGCAGGAACTCGGCCAACGGGGCCGCCGCGACGCCATCGCGTGGGACCACGCCCGCGAGGAGATACAGGAGCACTACAAGCGTCTCATCGAGGTGCGAAACGAGACGCCCGCGCTCGGGTACGACGGCGCCTACCGGCGCATCGACTACGAGTCCGACACCGACCGCGCCGTCGCGTTCCTCCGCGAACTCGACGGCGAGGCGTACGTCTGCGTCCTCAACTTCGGGTCCGACCCCGCGACGGTGACGCTGGACGACCGCGAGGTGGAGTCGGTCGACCTGGTCACCGGCGAGGACGCCGCCACCGCCGAAGGTCTCGAAGTCGACCACGTCGCCGTCTTCCCGGTGAACTGA
- the gghA gene encoding glucosylglycerol hydrolase — protein sequence MTTDAGVRLLDEPTDELLAWHRETAAAHDDPFEAAKRLTERLGAHVVRDGSDATVADDGTGTHDGTDETRTEVGFWTPELLEDGVPAEDVFLEVLTPDADVDPGETDVREVRFRRDRVPLRREGEYHWGVVAGMRAGTRERLGSLYRLVYRENGSRNDGRDDGGGWETVADSLAYSVPFGAFAPAELYDVERLDETRADRDYFASLGTDEERVSTTDHDGLPRIDPAASVLEIHPGTATESGSLAGLADVYEDIGEKLRADEPLAPWERNFAGYDGIQLMPVEPLTENPETHEFWSVADETEDELLVAVGRPDALNWGYDIVVSAFSAPNPAILESGRPDELVDFIAACHALPRPIRVVFDVALGHADDRGAELLDDRYVLGPGMYGKHLDYTEPTARAVILEMQRRKMDFGADGIRVDGAQDFTSHDPETGEMYHDDAFLAEMDAVTQEVAGTEYRPWMIFEDGRPWPREDWELASSYRALIEQHPHSFQWSPVTFAHNTPALLTFWATKWWRVREVAEFGGHWLTGVANHDTVRRGTQIDPTVAFNQSPVNPYLGDDYPETLDAAYDNPAAATLFHCFLPGVPMDFVHANMRAPWGFVRDTDPEWNVKVVAEEANFLYWQLGDEKFDDPTQFRRVKDLGFDSLDSLHSFMDALAASVEATEYDLDAMAAMLSALDNPLGGGDGENGNLSATDLDAYADAWMRDVYEFANLAHWRDGQDDDRTANRLAVREFRHDRPWLREDLRDGDYFTYRHPTEGTVLYYGFRESPDRDEQLLFAANMEGVPVEVSPDSLAADAAGDANAPPIPTDGWEPALTAPDVDAGTDVTLANADAIVWRREP from the coding sequence ATGACGACCGACGCCGGCGTCCGACTGCTCGACGAACCGACCGACGAACTCCTCGCGTGGCACCGCGAGACGGCCGCCGCACACGACGACCCCTTCGAGGCGGCCAAGCGACTCACCGAACGCCTCGGCGCGCACGTCGTCCGCGACGGTTCCGACGCGACAGTCGCCGACGACGGGACGGGCACCCACGACGGGACGGACGAGACCCGCACCGAAGTCGGCTTCTGGACGCCCGAACTCCTCGAAGACGGGGTGCCGGCGGAGGACGTGTTCCTCGAAGTGCTCACGCCCGACGCCGACGTCGACCCCGGCGAGACCGACGTTCGGGAGGTCCGCTTCCGCCGCGACCGCGTCCCCCTCCGCCGCGAGGGCGAGTACCACTGGGGCGTCGTTGCCGGGATGCGCGCCGGGACGCGGGAGCGACTCGGGTCGCTGTACCGCCTCGTCTACCGCGAGAACGGAAGCAGAAACGACGGCCGCGACGACGGGGGCGGATGGGAAACCGTCGCCGACTCCCTCGCGTACTCCGTCCCGTTCGGCGCGTTCGCGCCGGCCGAGTTGTACGACGTCGAGCGACTGGACGAGACGCGCGCCGACCGCGACTACTTCGCCTCGCTCGGCACCGACGAGGAACGCGTCTCCACCACCGACCACGACGGCCTCCCCCGAATCGACCCCGCGGCGAGCGTGCTGGAGATTCACCCCGGTACCGCGACCGAATCCGGATCGCTCGCCGGTCTCGCGGACGTGTACGAGGATATCGGCGAGAAACTCCGGGCGGACGAACCGCTCGCCCCGTGGGAGCGCAACTTCGCCGGTTACGACGGCATCCAACTGATGCCCGTCGAACCGCTCACCGAGAACCCCGAGACGCACGAGTTCTGGTCGGTCGCAGACGAGACCGAGGACGAACTCCTCGTCGCCGTCGGTCGGCCGGACGCGCTCAACTGGGGGTACGACATCGTCGTCAGCGCGTTCTCCGCGCCGAACCCCGCCATCCTCGAATCCGGCCGACCCGACGAACTCGTCGACTTCATCGCCGCCTGCCACGCCCTGCCGCGGCCGATTCGCGTCGTCTTCGACGTGGCCCTCGGCCACGCCGACGACCGCGGGGCGGAACTGTTGGACGACCGCTACGTCCTCGGGCCGGGGATGTACGGCAAGCACCTCGACTACACGGAACCCACGGCGAGAGCGGTCATCCTGGAGATGCAGCGCCGGAAGATGGACTTCGGCGCCGACGGCATCCGCGTCGACGGCGCGCAGGACTTCACCTCCCACGACCCCGAGACGGGGGAGATGTACCACGACGACGCGTTCCTCGCGGAGATGGACGCCGTGACCCAGGAGGTGGCCGGCACCGAGTACCGCCCGTGGATGATATTCGAGGACGGCCGGCCGTGGCCGCGGGAGGACTGGGAACTCGCCTCCTCCTACCGGGCGCTCATCGAGCAACATCCCCACTCGTTCCAGTGGTCGCCGGTGACGTTCGCGCACAACACGCCCGCGCTTCTCACCTTCTGGGCGACGAAGTGGTGGCGCGTCCGCGAGGTGGCCGAGTTCGGCGGCCACTGGCTGACCGGCGTCGCCAACCACGACACCGTCCGGCGGGGAACGCAGATAGACCCGACGGTGGCGTTCAACCAGTCGCCGGTGAACCCCTATCTAGGCGACGACTACCCCGAGACGCTGGACGCCGCCTACGACAACCCCGCGGCGGCGACGCTGTTTCACTGCTTCCTCCCGGGCGTACCGATGGACTTCGTCCACGCCAACATGCGGGCGCCGTGGGGGTTCGTCCGCGACACCGACCCCGAGTGGAACGTGAAGGTGGTCGCCGAGGAGGCGAACTTCCTCTACTGGCAGCTCGGGGACGAGAAGTTCGACGACCCGACGCAGTTCCGGCGCGTGAAGGACCTCGGCTTCGACTCCCTCGACTCGCTGCACTCGTTCATGGACGCTCTCGCCGCGTCCGTCGAGGCGACGGAGTACGACCTCGACGCGATGGCCGCGATGCTCTCCGCGTTGGACAACCCCCTCGGGGGCGGCGACGGCGAGAACGGGAACCTCTCCGCGACCGACCTCGACGCCTACGCGGACGCGTGGATGCGCGACGTGTACGAGTTCGCCAACCTCGCCCACTGGCGCGACGGACAGGACGACGACCGGACGGCGAATCGCCTCGCAGTTCGGGAGTTCCGCCACGACCGACCGTGGCTCCGAGAGGACCTGCGCGACGGCGATTACTTCACCTACCGCCACCCGACGGAGGGAACCGTCCTCTACTACGGGTTCCGCGAGTCGCCGGACCGCGACGAGCAACTCCTGTTCGCGGCGAACATGGAGGGGGTGCCCGTCGAGGTGTCGCCCGACTCCCTCGCCGCGGACGCCGCCGGAGACGCGAACGCCCCGCCGATTCCGACCGACGGCTGGGAACCCGCGCTGACCGCGCCGGACGTCGACGCCGGTACCGATGTCACGCTCGCCAACGCCGACGCAATCGTCTGGCGGCGGGAGCCGTAG
- a CDS encoding HPP family protein encodes MPLNGPTFGLPDPVTVGVRATLLLAIAGATAWITGIPALFPSLGPSAFVLAARDQGPTPRTVLGGHAVGVVCGLLAYTAAAAVFSVPSTPLDFHPPWLVVSGVVAVGLTSSGMLAVDAVHPPACATTLIVALGLMSTLSEAALVLPAVASLLVVDRFTSRIHLPF; translated from the coding sequence ATGCCTCTCAACGGACCGACGTTCGGTCTGCCGGACCCCGTCACCGTCGGCGTCCGAGCGACGCTCCTCTTGGCCATCGCGGGGGCGACGGCGTGGATTACCGGGATTCCTGCGCTGTTTCCGAGCCTCGGCCCCTCCGCGTTCGTCCTCGCCGCTCGAGACCAAGGGCCGACCCCCCGAACGGTTCTCGGCGGCCACGCCGTCGGCGTCGTCTGCGGCCTCCTCGCCTACACCGCCGCCGCGGCGGTGTTCTCGGTGCCGTCGACGCCGCTGGATTTCCACCCGCCGTGGCTCGTCGTCAGCGGCGTCGTCGCCGTCGGCCTCACGAGCAGCGGGATGCTCGCCGTCGACGCCGTCCATCCCCCGGCGTGCGCCACGACGCTCATCGTCGCCCTCGGCCTCATGTCGACGCTGTCGGAGGCCGCGCTGGTCCTCCCGGCGGTGGCGTCGCTGCTCGTCGTCGACCGGTTCACGTCCCGGATTCACCTTCCCTTCTGA
- a CDS encoding DEAD/DEAH box helicase, whose product MNELVAWLRDRPYYDGQIRDHRRVPARDPEFAETTLEPRLESALADRGIDRLYRHQVEAVEGVRDGENVVLATQTASGKSLAYTVPAFERAMDHGGRTLYLGPQNALVADQEETLSDLAHGLGFGSRVSVEQYTGRLSKTEKQDVRDRRPTVLLSNPDMLHYALLPHAHRLWEWFFSSLETVVIDEVHGYRGVFGSHVALTLRRLNRVCERFGSDPQYVCCSATIGNPVEHAARITGKGEDTFRLVDEDTSGTGATHWVLWNPPEYEGDRGGSGRRRSSHVETKNLFADLLSRGHQTLAFTRARQAAERYASESASELRERGQTEAAAGVAAYQAALKHEKRREIEAGLHDGSVTGVWSTNALELGVDVGGLDAVLIDGYPGTRMSAFQQAGRAGRGSDDALVILVGGEDQLDQYLVRHPEEFWDGEPERAVCNPENEELLPAHLKSAAAENWLKPDDDRHFGPTTPDVVAELESAGSLERRDTADGVRWTHSGGGSPQHEMSLRTIESREVDLLDGRSNEVIASLSFGDALRDAHPGAIYHHQGQSYEVSELDLDRDVATLQPTWADYYTRVLHDKEITVEADVKSKPLDARPDTEVRFAEVTMRKRITGFERRDPKRGEAIGRESLDLPETTLRTKALYYTVPDGVEREMRAIGEQTREDGAGQYDLSGGEYGFGGGIHAAEHGMISLFPLSFLCDRGDIGGLSTPHHPHTDRATVFVYDGHPGGVGLTESGYGEVETLLRRTHELIRDCDCEDGCPACVQSPQCGNANDPLSKAEAVYLLAALSGREA is encoded by the coding sequence GTGAACGAACTCGTCGCGTGGCTTCGGGACCGACCGTACTACGACGGGCAGATACGCGACCACCGGCGCGTCCCGGCGCGCGACCCCGAGTTCGCGGAGACGACGCTGGAACCCCGCCTCGAATCGGCGCTCGCGGACCGCGGCATCGACCGCCTCTACCGACACCAAGTCGAGGCCGTCGAGGGCGTCCGCGACGGCGAGAACGTCGTCCTCGCGACGCAAACGGCCAGCGGAAAGAGCCTCGCGTACACCGTGCCGGCGTTCGAACGGGCGATGGACCACGGCGGCCGGACCCTCTATCTCGGTCCGCAGAACGCCCTCGTCGCCGACCAGGAGGAGACGCTGTCGGACCTCGCACACGGCCTCGGCTTCGGCAGTCGCGTCTCCGTCGAGCAGTACACCGGCCGCCTCTCGAAGACGGAAAAGCAGGACGTGCGCGACCGCCGCCCCACGGTCCTCCTGTCGAACCCCGACATGCTCCACTACGCCCTCCTGCCGCACGCCCACCGCCTCTGGGAGTGGTTCTTCTCCTCGCTGGAGACGGTCGTGATAGACGAGGTACACGGCTACCGCGGCGTGTTCGGCAGCCACGTCGCCCTGACGCTCCGACGGCTGAACCGCGTCTGCGAGCGGTTCGGCAGCGACCCGCAGTACGTCTGCTGCTCGGCGACCATCGGCAACCCGGTGGAGCACGCCGCGCGAATCACCGGGAAGGGCGAGGACACCTTCCGCCTCGTCGACGAGGACACCAGCGGAACGGGCGCGACCCACTGGGTGCTGTGGAACCCGCCGGAGTACGAGGGTGACCGCGGCGGGAGCGGCCGGCGGCGCTCCAGCCACGTCGAGACGAAGAACCTCTTTGCGGACCTCTTATCGAGGGGCCACCAGACGCTCGCGTTCACGCGGGCGAGACAGGCCGCCGAGCGCTACGCCTCCGAGAGCGCGAGCGAACTCAGAGAACGCGGGCAGACCGAGGCGGCCGCCGGCGTCGCCGCGTACCAGGCCGCGCTGAAACACGAGAAGCGCCGGGAGATAGAGGCCGGCCTGCACGACGGGAGCGTGACGGGCGTCTGGTCGACGAACGCGCTGGAACTCGGCGTCGACGTCGGCGGCCTCGACGCCGTCCTCATCGACGGCTACCCCGGCACGCGGATGTCGGCGTTCCAGCAGGCCGGGCGGGCGGGAAGAGGGAGCGACGACGCCCTGGTGATTCTGGTCGGCGGCGAGGACCAACTCGACCAGTACCTCGTGCGCCACCCCGAGGAGTTCTGGGACGGAGAGCCCGAACGCGCCGTCTGCAACCCCGAGAACGAGGAGTTGCTTCCCGCACACCTGAAGAGCGCCGCCGCGGAGAACTGGCTGAAACCCGACGACGACCGGCACTTCGGCCCGACGACGCCCGACGTGGTGGCGGAGTTGGAGTCGGCCGGGTCGCTGGAGCGCCGCGACACCGCCGACGGGGTCCGCTGGACCCACTCGGGGGGCGGCAGCCCCCAGCACGAGATGAGCCTGCGGACCATCGAGAGCCGCGAGGTGGACCTCCTCGACGGCCGCTCGAACGAGGTCATCGCGTCGCTGTCGTTCGGGGACGCCCTCCGCGACGCCCACCCCGGCGCGATATACCACCACCAGGGGCAGTCCTACGAGGTGTCGGAACTCGATTTGGACCGCGACGTGGCGACGCTCCAACCGACGTGGGCGGACTACTACACGCGCGTCCTGCACGACAAGGAGATAACCGTCGAAGCGGACGTGAAATCGAAACCGCTCGACGCCCGGCCCGACACCGAGGTGCGCTTCGCCGAGGTGACGATGCGCAAACGGATAACGGGATTCGAGCGCCGCGACCCCAAACGCGGCGAGGCCATCGGTCGGGAGTCGCTGGACCTGCCGGAGACGACGCTCCGTACGAAGGCGCTCTACTACACCGTCCCCGACGGCGTCGAACGCGAGATGCGCGCCATCGGCGAGCAGACGCGCGAGGACGGCGCCGGGCAGTACGACCTCTCGGGCGGCGAGTACGGCTTCGGCGGCGGCATCCACGCCGCCGAGCACGGGATGATATCGCTGTTTCCCCTGTCCTTTCTCTGCGACCGCGGCGACATCGGCGGCCTGTCGACGCCGCACCACCCGCACACCGACCGGGCGACGGTGTTCGTCTACGACGGCCACCCGGGCGGCGTCGGCCTGACGGAGAGCGGGTACGGAGAGGTCGAAACGCTACTTCGGAGGACACACGAGTTGATACGCGACTGCGACTGCGAGGACGGCTGTCCGGCCTGCGTGCAGTCGCCGCAGTGCGGCAACGCGAACGACCCGCTGTCGAAGGCCGAGGCCGTGTACCTACTGGCGGCGCTGAGCGGGCGGGAGGCGTGA